A window from Salvia miltiorrhiza cultivar Shanhuang (shh) chromosome 2, IMPLAD_Smil_shh, whole genome shotgun sequence encodes these proteins:
- the LOC131011802 gene encoding uncharacterized protein LOC131011802 has protein sequence MSVTAGVSDTVIAVRDKLRGKIGQTKVKRYWPGKAPEWADDYDEGDDIRMTRAAALEKAFPINEGSHVTRKDDPRLRRLAQSRIDNRDEVREDHRRIRQAEIVSTVEEESRRLEGMDVEEEDDEALEERRRKIREKLLQRQQEEAALLPEEEEEEEGEEEEEEESEYETDSEEETTGIAMVKPVFVPKSERDTIAERERLEEEERALEEEAKRRIEERKRETKEIVVEKIKEDLEIQKNIELDANIADVDTDDDVNEAEEYEAWKAREIARIKRDRDDRDAMLKEKEEIERVRNMTEEERREWERKNPKPSAQSKQKWRFMQKYYHKGAFFQTNADDHAGTAGAHPIYTRDFSDPTGEDKMDKTILPKVMQVKHFGRSGRTKWTHLVNEDTTDWNTPWTYNDPLRAKYNQKMAGMNAPIAKPKGSKKMKDWETQ, from the exons ATGTCGGTGACGGCGGGGGTTAGCGATACAGTGATTGCGGTTAGGGATAAGCTTAGGGGTAAAATCGGGCAGACGAAAGTTAAAAGGTATTGGCCGGGAAAAGCTCCGGAGTGGGCGGACGACTACGATGAAGGCGACGATATCCGGATGACGCGGGCGGCCGCCCTCGAGAAAGCTTTCCCCATCAATGAGGGTTCCCACGTTACGCGGAAGGATGATCCTAGGTTGCGCCGTTTGGCCCAGAGTAGGATTGATAATCGCGATGAGGTTAGGGAAGATCATAGGAGGATCAGGCAAGCAGAGATTGTTTCGACGGTGGAGGAGGAGAGCAGGAGGCTGGAAGGGATGGATGTTGAGGAGGAGGACGATGAGGCATTGGAGGAAAGGAGGAGGAAGATTAGGGAGAAGCTGCTGCAAAGGCAGCAAGAAGAGGCGGCGCTGCTgccggaggaggaggaggaggaggaaggcgaggaggaagaggaggaggagtcTGAGTATGAGACTGATTCGGAGGAAGAGACGACTGGCATTGCCATGGTGAAGCCAGTTTTTGTTCCAAAATCAGAGAGGGATACGATTGCAGAGCGTGAGAGGCTGGAAGAAGAGGAGCGCGCACTTGAGGAGGAAGCAAAGAGGAGGATTGAGGAAAGGAAGAGGGAAACAAAGGAGATTGTGGTTGAGAAGATTAAGGAGGATCTTGAGATTCAGAAGAATATAGAGTTGGATGCCAATATTGCTGATGTGGATACCGACGATGATGTGAATGAGGCAGAGGAGTATGAGGCTTGGAAAGCTAGGGAGATTGCTAGAATTAAGAGGGATAGAGACGACAGGGATGCTATGTTGAAGGAGAAAGAGGAGATTGAGAGGGTGAGAAACATGACGGAGgaagagaggagagagtggGAGAGGAAGAATCCAAAACCTTCGGCACAATCCAAGCAAAAGTGGAGATTCATGCAGAAATACTACCACAAGGGAGCTTTCTTTCAGACAAATGCTGATGATCATGCGGGAACAGCTGGGGCTCATCCCATTTACACTCGCGATTTCTCTGATCCCACTGGAGAAGATAAGATGGACAAGACTATATTGCCGAAAGTCATGCAGGTTAAGCACTTTGGCCGAAGTGGGAGGACGAAATGGACCCATCTTGTTAATGAGGATACGACTGACTGGAATACTCC GTGGACCTACAATGATCCTCTTCGAGCCAAGTACAATCAAAAAATGGCTGGAATGAATGCACCTATAGCAAAACCTAAAGGGAGTAAAAAGATGAAGGATTGGGAGACGCAATAA
- the LOC131011804 gene encoding uncharacterized protein LOC131011804 isoform X2, whose protein sequence is MGSVSSALALCSGSSALVSSGSGSSALEALLWQLCSGSSALATLLWKLCSGNSALAALLWLALALASLLWLALALASLLWQLCSGNLALAFCSGSSAQEALLWKLCSANSALVCRKNHDRSENGGIKIEKSSVGWGSTARWRNSRAQR, encoded by the exons ATGGG ctctgtcAGCTCTGCtttggccctctgctctggaagctctgctttggttagctctggctctggcagctctgctctggaagctctgctctggcaactctgctctggaagctctgctctggcaactctgctctggaagctctgctctggcaactctgctctggcagctctgctctggttagctctggctctggcatctttgctctggctagctctggctctggcatctctgctttggcagctctgctctggcaacttggctctggccttctgctctggaagctctgctcaagaagctctgctctggaagctttgctctgccaactctgctctg GTGTGTAGGAAGAATCACGACAGATCAGAAAATGGAGGTATCAAAATAGAGAAGTCGTCGGTGGGGTGGGGGTCGACGGCACGGTGGAGGAACTCCAGGGCTCAGCGGTGA
- the LOC131011804 gene encoding uncharacterized protein LOC131011804 isoform X1, whose product MGSVSSALALCSGSSALVSSGSGSSALEALLWQLCSGSSALATLLWKLCSGNSALAALLWLALALASLLWLALALASLLWQLCSGNLALAFCSGSSAQEALLWKLCSANSALVSSALDFSLCLFLTASLLPAVHLWYSTLVFQAKPRVLILGPCIFHPSSELINHIASMQQSQHA is encoded by the exons ATGGG ctctgtcAGCTCTGCtttggccctctgctctggaagctctgctttggttagctctggctctggcagctctgctctggaagctctgctctggcaactctgctctggaagctctgctctggcaactctgctctggaagctctgctctggcaactctgctctggcagctctgctctggttagctctggctctggcatctttgctctggctagctctggctctggcatctctgctttggcagctctgctctggcaacttggctctggccttctgctctggaagctctgctcaagaagctctgctctggaagctttgctctgccaactctgctctggttagctctgctctAGACTTTTCCCTCTGTTTATTTCTCACAGCTTCTTTGCTCCCTGCTGTTCATCTTTGGTATTCCACTTTGGTATTCCAAGCAAAGCCacgtgtcctgatcttaggaccttgcatatttcacccctcatcagagttgataaatcatattgcttccatgcaacaatcacaacacgcTTGA